Below is a genomic region from Raphanus sativus cultivar WK10039 chromosome 4, ASM80110v3, whole genome shotgun sequence.
TGGAGATCAAAAGGAAGATGGTAATAACAACAAAGATAGAAATGTTGTAAAGAGGATAGAGAGTGGAGTTTTCAGCAAAGTTCCTACAGAGCTTTTTCGTCATATCTTCAAGTTCTTATCCTCTGAGGTATATTCTTGTTCATCTGCATTCTCAGGCTAAAGTTTTGTAATTGTTGTCTTGAGGATTGAGTTTAGTTTAAATTGTTTGAATGTGATTTATCACAGGATCTTCTATCATGCTCTTTAGTGTGTAAATTTCTCAACTTTGCTGCCTCTGATGAATCCTTATGGCGTCGTCTGTAAGCTCTCTTCTCACATTCCTGGATATTCTAGTTCTCAAAATCAATACGTTTTACTCAAAACAAAGCGATacatttttgatttgtaatatCTACAGGTACTGTATCCGGTGGGGTCTAATGCCTTCGACTAGAATGTTACGTGAGTGTGCTTGGAAGAAGCTTTATATCGATGTGAGTTGTTTTGTGTTTGTGACATTGTTGAAGAGTACAGAAATGGTACTGTGAGTTGGTATTAGACGTCTCATTCTTTTCTCTTGTTGGATTTTAGCGTGACGAGAAGGACATGATTGAGCTTGTGAGAAGCTGTCCAACGGATTTTAAAGAGTATTACATTCAAATGCAAGCAGCTAAGCGAAGCCAAGCACCTCTTGCGGCCCAGGTAACATGTGCATCTCATAGTTGTTATATAGTTTGATGATGTATTCTCACGTTCTTGTTCGCAATGCTTTAGATGGTGGATGACCAGATAGTTCTTGATAAAACTGTACTTGACAAAGTATCTCTGTGGAAGAAAAGCAAAGGACTTCCTGATAAGGCCGTAGTTGGCCATGTTTGTTTGGGAACAAAATGTGATTACCATCAGATCGACGACGTTTTCATTTGCCAGGAGACAGGAAATGTTCATGGTATGAAATGAAAACAACGCTGTAAAAAAATGTGAATTTGCTTGTGCTGTTTAAATCTAACCTTTTGTGTGTTATGGTTTTATAAACAGTATGTGATGACAACTGCAAGGAAGTAATATTTTGTCGGGAGAGTGGGAACATGGTGTGTACTATCTCAGGGCTTTGTTCTGAAAGTCTGCTCGTACAAGATGATTCAGACGcagatgaggaagaagctgaAC
It encodes:
- the LOC108849297 gene encoding F-box protein SKIP31, with product MSVSDDEDECFARFLESEVSSVEEEEKTKEPEPKRQRLDKDKTKAVDKDGDQKEDGNNNKDRNVVKRIESGVFSKVPTELFRHIFKFLSSEDLLSCSLVCKFLNFAASDESLWRRLYCIRWGLMPSTRMLRECAWKKLYIDRDEKDMIELVRSCPTDFKEYYIQMQAAKRSQAPLAAQMVDDQIVLDKTVLDKVSLWKKSKGLPDKAVVGHVCLGTKCDYHQIDDVFICQETGNVHVCDDNCKEVIFCRESGNMVCTISGLCSESLLVQDDSDADEEEAEQEAEVLTGRGRFGRAFEFGYNCESEQELDRSFGFC